ATACTTTGATGCGATCGGAAGTAGCCACACCAACCTAAAGAACTACCCCTAGCAGGTTAAACTAGGTCTGGTAACAACTGCTCCACCGTTCCTTATGAGGCTTTTATGGGAGCTAACCTCAAACAGATTGCCAACTATTTAGACAACCTTGGTTGGGACTACCGTTTTGATGATGAAGAAGACCGGATAATAACAGGTGTAGAAGCTGATAACCTAGAAGATTTTCTGATAGTTGTCCAGTTGGATGAAGAGGGAAAATTTTTTCGGGTATTTGCCCCCCAAGTTCTGTCAGGAATTCAAGACCACCCTCACAAGGGAGTTATCCTACAGACGATGCTTGCTATTTCCTGGGAAACCAAAATGTTGCAGTGGGAGTATGACCCTTCCGATGGTGAAATTCGTGCCATTATTGAGTTTCCTTTAGAAGACTCGATTCTCACAGAAAAGCAATTTCACCGTTGTCTGAGTGGGCTAATTCAGATTGTAGATGGTATAGCGATACCTCGCCTAAAAGAAGTCATGGCAACAGGTCTTGACCCGGGAAATATAGAACTTGGGGAAAGACTGTTACTTAGTATCCAAGAAGAAGCTCCAGGATTGTTAGATTTACTGGAAAAAGCAATGGAAGCGCGAAAAAAGCGAGGAACTTTTCCCAGCGAGTGAGACGGATCGTTGCTTAAATAGCTATACTCCAAAGTGATACCCTCACTATATACTGAAATTTTCTGGGGCTGGATATTATGACATCCTATGCAACCTCCTCTGCCAAAGCGGAAATGAGTGAACTACGGCGGTTGAAAGGCTTACTACCGCCAGAATTACAGAGCTGGGTCACGGTTGAAGGCACAACTGAGGTCAATCCACCCCTGGTCCGCTGCGAAGAAATTGGTAAAGACCAGGTAGAAATTCAAATTGACCTGGTGAAATGGGATGCCCTCGCAATGGATCAGCGTAATCTGCTGTTCTGGCATGAAGTTGCTCGCGTTCAAAATGACACAATTCCTAAAGATGGTTGGGAAATGGCAGCGTTAGCCATCGGTTTAGGTGGTGCTGTCGGCGAATTGTGGGTACAAGATGGATTGCTGCTAGTGTTAGCTTTGTCGCTTTGTGGCGTGTCAGGCTGGCGACTGTACCAAAAGAATAATGGGGAAAAGCAACTAAAAGAATTGCTCAATGCTGATGAGAAAGCGATCGCTTTAGCAACTCGTTTTGGTTATAGCCTCCCTAATGCCTACAAGAGTCTCGGCAGCGCCTTGAAAACCCTGATTGACAATACTCCTAGTAAGCGCCAACGGTCAAGATACGAAGCAAGACTCTCTGCCCTCAAACGCAGTGCCAATAAGGCAAAAGCTAAATCCAAAACTCCAGATGAAGGCGGGTTGTAATTAACCTGAGTTCGGGATAAGAAATCCTCAAAAGCCTTGAATTATCGTTGTTCGGTCTAAAGCTCTGTTTTCATTTATTGTCAATAAGACATATTGCTGAGATTAGTTTCATTTGTGAACCTTATTGACAAAATGATTCCACTTTTATCCCTGCTTTGATCAATTCCAGTTTTATTCAATCCTGACAGAATAGGCTTTTTAGCTTCTGGCTTAACCCGAACTCAGGTTAATTAGTTAGGAGAGATGCGATTAATCGCGTCTGTACAGGAGTTAGGAGTTATGAGTGAAATCCAAACTCCCAATTCCTGCCTCTGCCTTCGACTGGGAATGCCTACTGAGGGGCTGCTGCCTTAGTGATTAGCGGCAGCAATTCCAATTTCATAGAATCTTACTTTTTTCTTGACTACATCTTTATCAAACTCAAATTTTACAGAAGCTTTTACAGCTGGTTCAGCATTTTATGCGTCTGAGGGATCACACGCACGTGCTTGATAAACCCCTTCATCAAAGCCTGCCAGGTCAAAACTTGATCGGGCGTAGGCGCAAGCATCAGTATTGAGGAGAATTGTTCAGATACTGCTAAAGGCGTAACAGGTTGTAAAAATACTGGGATATCTGGACTAACCTTTGCCACCAACGAAGCTGAACGTTCTAACTCGCCTGGATCTGTGTTTTGAGACACAATTATCTTGACAAAAACATTTAAATATGAGTCATGACATAATTGGAGAAATTTAGCATGTTCTTGCCAATGACTTTCGCCGCTAACACTGGGCAATTTGAAATCCATACCCACAGAGTCTAAATAGGGAAGAATCATCGCTAGTTGTTCTGAGCGATGTCCGCCAGTTTCTAAGTATATAGGTAGACCAGTTATGGCTCGCACTTGGGGTAGAAACTGCGTTAGAAATGGGGCATGAAGAAGTGGTTCACCCCCAGTTAAGCTAATGCTATCGTGTAGACAAGGTAAATTTTGCTGTTCCACCCATTCGATTAATATGGGTAATGGGACAGGGTTAGAGTGGATTTCAAAGTCGCGCAATCCAGGCGATCGCTCTATCCGACAAGTAGCAGGTGCATTCCAAGTGTGGGCACTATCACAAAAGTGGCAGCGCAAATCACACAAAGCAAAACGAATAAATATCTGACGTGTCCCTACATTCAGTCCTTCCCCTTGAATGGCAGAAAAGACCTCAACTAGGCGTGCGGTAGGTGTAACCGTAGTTTTAGCAATCATTTGATGAGAGCAACGCGATCGCGCTGCGTCGGCACAACAGCAAGGATGTTTTTTGGCTTCTTGTTCTATTGTGAATCGTCGCTAGCGATCTCCAATCTCAGCCCCGGTAAAGAGAAATTAGTCCTTATTACTACTGATTCTAAATATTAGGTTAAGTAATTTTGTAGGACAAAATAATGTTTGGCAGATTACATTATACATGGCAACGAAAGTGCAGAGCTTCATGACTAGCCAACCGACAGAGGTCGATTTTCCAGTTAATTCCCTAAACGACACGGCTATAATGCAGGTGCCCGCGCGGTTGAGCGTGCTGGAGGCTTTAGGCTTTAAGCAAACCTGCCAAAGCTTAATTCAGCCCAATTCACATCCTAAAGAAATCATCATTGACTTTCACCAAACTACTTTTATGGATAGTAGTGGTTTAGGTGCCCTGGTCAGTAATTTTAAATACGCCCAGACTAAAGGAATTACATTAACACTGCGGAATGTTACACCTCAAGTCATGGCAGTCTTAAAACTCACGGGATTAGATCAGGTTTTTCCCTTAGAGTCGGCTGACGATGGGTTGCTAATAAAACAAGAAGACTTAGTAGATAATCGGAAGACAACTTCCCGTAAAGTAGAGCCTTTACCTACTACTCACCCTTCTGTGGCATCTTGGATGAAACGGTTCTTAGACATTGTAGGGTCTGTGGTCGGTTTATTAATTACAGGAGTTTTGTTTATTCCGATTGCGATCGCTATTCAAATTAACGATCCCGGTCCCATTTTCTTCAGTCAAATCCGTTGTGGTTGGATGGGAAAGCGGTTTGAGATTTGGAAATTCCGTTCCATGTGTGTGGATGCAGAAGCGAAGAAATCCCAAGTCAAAAACCAAGTGCAAGGTGCATTTTTCAAGAATGAAAATGACCCCAGAATTATCAAGGTAGGGCGCTTTTTACGGCGAACAAGTCTTGATGAATTACCCCAATTTTGGAACGTCCTCAAAGGAGAAATGAGTTTAGTAGGCACTCGACCACCCACACCCGATGAAGTGGAACGTTATGAAGTACCAGAGTGGCAACGTTTAGATGTTAAGCCTGGTATGACTGGTGAATGGCAAGTCAATGGGCGGTCTACAGTCCGTAGTTTTGAAGATGTAATTCGCCTAGATTTGCAGTATCAAAAAAATTGGAGTTTGGTGTACGATTTAAAGCTAATTTTCAAAACTATAACTATTTTATTTAATAGAAACAGTGGCGCTGTTTAGCTAACTACCCTTATTCACAATTGTTTGGTAACTCCCAACTTTCGCAATAATTCATAAATACACCCAAGCCCATAATGGGCTTGGGTAAATTTTAGGTTTCTACAGCACCAAGTAAGTGAAATTATCCTACAGCCTTTTGAATACCTACAACTTCAACCTGCTGCACTTCTGGCAACAAAAGCTTCACACCTTGCTTAACAAATCCCTGCAAAAAACCAATCTGCTGATTCTGCTGAAATACTTTTTGCAATGTTTGCCGCAAATTCTCCAAATTCAAACCAGTTCCAGAATCTATTGCTATTTCCTGCTGTTGGAAATACTCGACTAGACTTAACCCTGCGACTCTAGTCAGATAAGCTGCACTTACTCCCTGCGCTACGCCACCAGCAACAAAGGTAACGGCATTACTTTTAAGAACAGTACTAATCGCCTTTGTAGAAAGTTCAACTAAACCCAGTTTCAGCATCAAACTTCCCATTGTTCCAGCTACAGTTTGTGCTTGTTCTAGGGAAAACTTCTGCTGATAGATATTACCCAAATCCATTACCATTTGAGCATTAATTGCCGCAGTCGCTAGAATATCAAGGGCTGGGACTGGGTTAGCAAAGGCAGCAGCCGCAGCTATCCATTGATATTGTTCAATAATTGGGGTGGCGCGATCGCGTCTGGTTCCATTCAGCCAGTTTTTTGCCTCAGCTTTCAACAACCCAGCTTTCCTCATGGTAGTTACCCAAACCAGGCGTTGTCTTTGCTGTGCAAAAACTTCATCCAACTGCTGAGTTAACTGCTGGATATCTGCTGTTGGTTGTTCCATCCACTCTTGCACACCACCATCAGCCTCATGCTTTCGGACTTTGATGGCAATGGGAGAGGCGGCTGTTGCAACTACATTTCCCTGCATTCGCTGTTTCAATGACAGCAAGATGCTGGCGCTTTCATCAGCTAAATACTGGTCTTGTTTGTTGAAAACCAGGATTGTCGCCTGATTTGCTGCTTTTAGCTGCTGTAGGGTTTGAAATTCTGAGTCTGTCAAATCACCGTTTGTCAGGAATAGAACAAAATCAGATTTTGCAACTTCTGCTAAAACAACTGCATCTGAGTTGTCACCCGTTTCTCTAAATAAAGGTGCTGTCTCTTCTAAAGACACCAAATTTTGTGTCTCTAGATTTTGTTTTAGTACTTGAATTAAGGTGCTTTTACCCACGGATTTCCCGCCAGTCACAGCCACTTTAATTTTTTGTCTGTCTAATTCCAACAACAATTGGACAACTTGTTCTCGTAGTGTCTGTAACGCCGGATGGTTTTCTGATTCTTGTGCCAGTTGGTTAATTACAGTTTCAGTTTTAGCGATCGCACTTTCCACAGTTGCCCGATCTACGAATCTATCATCTAGCTGCTTTAAACTGTCTTTCGGGCGATTTTGCTGGAATAACCACAAACCACCGCCTACAGCTAAGGCACTCAACAAACCAAACTCACCCACCTGCACTATCGAATCGTGCCAACTGTCCAACATCCACAGAGAAAAGGACAGTCCCAATCCTCCCACTAAAATTGGTCGCTGCAACTTCACAACCATGATTCTCCGCGCCTTTTAGATGGCTATTTCTTCCAGAATAGATCAAAACAAAACAAAAACCCTGCAATCTTCAACGATTGTAGGGTTTTTGTTTTTTATTTGGTGGCGGGAAGTGGATTTGAACCACTGACCTTCGGGTTATGAGCCCGACGAGCTACCAGGCTGCTCTATCCCGCGTTGCTCTCGACTTATTCATATTAACCTATAGTCAAGAGTTTGGCAACTACAAAAACGATAATTCTCCAATTACTTCTAAACGGGTGTATTTTCCCAAGGTGGCAAACTTTTCTGAGAGGCTTTCGGCGGCGCTAGGACTAATCCAACCCATTTGCTTAAGTAAGTGAATAGCAACGGCATGTTTTGCCCGTTTTGTCCCATCCATGACTTTGATTGCTAATCCCAAGCCTTCACCGAGTCTACCAATGCACTGAACTCCTTCAGCACCACTTTTACTGACCAGTTCCCCTGGAGTTAAGCGCATTAGTTCCGTATCAAATTCTCCATCTCCTGCTACCATCGCGGGGTGATGAGTCATAGCACGGACGATACGCTCCATATCTAGATTGGTACTAGAGGCTAGCAGCGCATATAAAGATGCCATGTGACCGAGTTGCATCAAATAAGTTGGTGCGCCACAGTCATCATGAGCGCTGATAAATTCTGCTGCTGGCATTCGCAGCAACTCTGCTACTTTGCCCAAAATCAATTGCTGTATTGGGTGCTTGCGATCCAAGTAGTTATTCAAAGGCCAACGGCGTTGCTGACAAACAGCTAACATTCCCGCATGTTTTCCAGAGCAATTGTATTCCAGAGGACTGTGCTTACCTTCAGGAATTGGACACTGGAGTATGGTGGGGTCAAGATCAGCTCGCCACAGGATGTTAAATACCTGTCGGACTTGATCTATTGTTCCTTTATGGGAACTTGTCATAATTGCTAAGTCGCGATCGCTGAGGTCATAGCGTTCCAGTGTACCTGTGGTGGTGACTGCGAGTGCCTGAAATGGTTTGAGGGCTGAACGGATAAATGCAGCAGTTTCAGAATTACCGGCAACGGTTAGAACGCGTCCCCGATCGTCGCATACAACTGCTTGGACTATATGCCTGGATTCAATAATACCTTCCCGCAGCAACCTGACTTCCAGTGCTGTGGCTTGAGTTCGTTTTCCCATTGTCATGGGTTTATATTTATTACCTTTTTTTAATTAATTTTAGTCATTGGTCATTGGTAATTAGTCCTTAGCTAATGACTAATGACTAATGACCAATGACTCTTTAAAACAAATGCCAAACTATCGTACCAGTAACGTACATTCCCGCCAAGCCAGCAAAGGTAAATTGCAACCGCCGCAGAATGGGTTTGATTTCGTATGCAACAATTAAGCGATCGCGGTTAAGGATTTCCTGTGGTTTCGTCCAAGTTTGGCCGTCGTACCAGCCGGACTCTTCATAAAATACTGTGGGACTGCCAAGGCGATCGCACACGTAAAACCAGCCTAAGTATAATCTTACCAGTGCCAGTACGACCCCGACACTGGCTGCTGCTGCACCACAAAGGATAAAATGTGCAATATACTTGTGGGGGGGAAAACTTGTTGCTGCCACAGGTGCTGCGATCAGCCAAGATAAACCCCAAATCCAAGCTATTTTCGTGATATAATCGCGCAAATCTAAAGTGCTATCACGAAACAACCAGGAAGTTTTTAACTCTTCGTACTCATTGAGTGGTTGTTGGTCTATGGGAACTGGGCAATTTGAAACCGAAGACCTAATCATGTTGGCTTACCTTCACCCTCATCAGATTCTGGAAGGGAAATACGCTCTGCATGAATCCAGAACGCTTCTAAATTATAAAACTCCCGTTCTTTGGGCATCATGATGTGAACGATCACATCACCATAATCTTGTAGTACCCAACTACCCTCGACTTTTCCTTCTGTCCTTATGGGACGACGTTGCAATTCAGTTTCGACTTTTCCTTCAATTGCTTGAGCGATCGCTCTTACTTGTACCCTAGAATAGCCAGTCATCATCACAAAGTAATCGGCTAGATAAGATACCTCTGCTACTTTGAGCAATAAAATCTCACCCGCTTTGCGGTCTGATGCAGCTTCTGCGATCGTTGCAGCTAATTTTCCGCTCTCCTCTTCAGTATGGGCGTGGCTCTTTACCACACTCTTCGTCAGTGGGACAGATTGTAATGGGAAATTTCCTTGGAAATAGTCAGTCATTAAACCTCAGGTGCTTTTTTCCTTTGAAACAATTGTTTACATTTACTTACAAATAACAAACAATTGATCTGACAAATGTGTCAATAGGTTTTTTTGAATACTAACAAAAAAACAGGTGTTTATGGGGGCTAGTTTAATAATTGCTGTTTACTAAAAACTACAATACAACACAGCAGATTCATGCCTGGTCTACCAATAGCGTGATTGGCATCAGTGTAGTATTTAGTATTAGAGGATACTGAAGCACCCCTACTCTATAGTTAAAAAATTGGTGTTCCCACATATTTAATGAAGTGAAGCTGTGGGATTTTGGGTTCAAAACGTATTTGAAACTCCCTTGTCTATTAGCTAATATGCTTGAACTAAGCCTTTTTCCTCTGCCTTGACTTCCTTTGCTTGCCTCAAAAGAGATATTTCTTTAACCTAAGCGTATTGGTCTATTGTTGTATCTTTAAAAGTATAATTAATCACCCTCATAATCAGTTTGTATTTAGATAATGAGGGTATAATTGCAATTTTCTGAATTGGTCACATCCTTATGGGCTTTCTGCTCTAGATACTGTAACTCTTGTAGACTGAATAGCTGCACGATCTGCCGTCAATGAGTAACACAACGACTCATACTGATTTAAAGCTTGCTCAAAAGCATAGTTCTCAATGGCATATTGGCGACTTTTATAACCCAGAGTTTTTACCTTTTCGGGATTTTGATACAAATCTAAAATTGCCATTGCTAAAGCTTGAGGATCTTCTGGAGGAACGATAACTCCGCCGCCACTTTGTTTGATTGCTCTTGCTGCTGTACCATTATCGGGTACAGATGCAACTAAAGCTCCTCCACTGGCAAGTAGCACTTGAATTTTTGACGGCATATTGAAAGATACAATATTTTTCTTTTGCACCACTAAGCCAACATCAGCAGCTGCCAACATTTGTGGCAAATCTTTGCGGGGTTGAAATGGCAGTAGCAAAACGTTATCTGCGCCGCAGTCTAGACATTCTTGTTGCAATCGCTGTAAACCTTTTGCCTCTCCAACGATAACAAAAACAATATTTGGGATATGGCGCAACATAGAAGCGGCTTTGACAACGCTTTCTAAGCCTTGGGTTAGAGCAATGTTGCCAGAATAAAGTACTACAAATTTGTCATTTAGATTATGTGCTGCACGGAAAGGGTTATTTTCTTTAGGCAAAGGGCGGATAAAATTTACATCAACCCAGTTGGGAATTTGCACAATTTTGTCAGCTTCTACGCCCTTAGAGCGCAAATTGTCCACAAAGCCATCGGCGATCACGCTAATCTTACTGGCAGTGTGGTATGCAAATTTTTCCAACACAGTAAATAACTTTATAAGCAATTTGTTTTTCAGTAGACCGACGTGGACGGCTGCTTCTGGTAATATATCTTGTAGATTTAAGATTACAGGGCAAGCACGTAACCATCCTAAAAGAGCAACTGGCACACAGCTTGGCAAAGATGGCGATGTTGAAAGAATAACATCTGGCCGCCAACCGATGAGGGCGGGCACAAAACTAGTGACAACGAAACTAGCATCTAATAACACTCGATCTAATAGGTTAGGTTGTGGACGAATCCAAACATAACTGCGTTGGATTTGAACGCCATTTTTGTATTCGTTGAGATACCACTTGCCCCGATATTCCTGGTAAATTTGACGCTCAGGGTAGTTGGGCATAGCGGT
The Nostoc punctiforme PCC 73102 genome window above contains:
- a CDS encoding asparaginase — translated: MTMGKRTQATALEVRLLREGIIESRHIVQAVVCDDRGRVLTVAGNSETAAFIRSALKPFQALAVTTTGTLERYDLSDRDLAIMTSSHKGTIDQVRQVFNILWRADLDPTILQCPIPEGKHSPLEYNCSGKHAGMLAVCQQRRWPLNNYLDRKHPIQQLILGKVAELLRMPAAEFISAHDDCGAPTYLMQLGHMASLYALLASSTNLDMERIVRAMTHHPAMVAGDGEFDTELMRLTPGELVSKSGAEGVQCIGRLGEGLGLAIKVMDGTKRAKHAVAIHLLKQMGWISPSAAESLSEKFATLGKYTRLEVIGELSFL
- a CDS encoding YcjF family protein; amino-acid sequence: MVVKLQRPILVGGLGLSFSLWMLDSWHDSIVQVGEFGLLSALAVGGGLWLFQQNRPKDSLKQLDDRFVDRATVESAIAKTETVINQLAQESENHPALQTLREQVVQLLLELDRQKIKVAVTGGKSVGKSTLIQVLKQNLETQNLVSLEETAPLFRETGDNSDAVVLAEVAKSDFVLFLTNGDLTDSEFQTLQQLKAANQATILVFNKQDQYLADESASILLSLKQRMQGNVVATAASPIAIKVRKHEADGGVQEWMEQPTADIQQLTQQLDEVFAQQRQRLVWVTTMRKAGLLKAEAKNWLNGTRRDRATPIIEQYQWIAAAAAFANPVPALDILATAAINAQMVMDLGNIYQQKFSLEQAQTVAGTMGSLMLKLGLVELSTKAISTVLKSNAVTFVAGGVAQGVSAAYLTRVAGLSLVEYFQQQEIAIDSGTGLNLENLRQTLQKVFQQNQQIGFLQGFVKQGVKLLLPEVQQVEVVGIQKAVG
- a CDS encoding 7-carboxy-7-deazaguanine synthase QueE — encoded protein: MIAKTTVTPTARLVEVFSAIQGEGLNVGTRQIFIRFALCDLRCHFCDSAHTWNAPATCRIERSPGLRDFEIHSNPVPLPILIEWVEQQNLPCLHDSISLTGGEPLLHAPFLTQFLPQVRAITGLPIYLETGGHRSEQLAMILPYLDSVGMDFKLPSVSGESHWQEHAKFLQLCHDSYLNVFVKIIVSQNTDPGELERSASLVAKVSPDIPVFLQPVTPLAVSEQFSSILMLAPTPDQVLTWQALMKGFIKHVRVIPQTHKMLNQL
- a CDS encoding sugar transferase, with translation MATKVQSFMTSQPTEVDFPVNSLNDTAIMQVPARLSVLEALGFKQTCQSLIQPNSHPKEIIIDFHQTTFMDSSGLGALVSNFKYAQTKGITLTLRNVTPQVMAVLKLTGLDQVFPLESADDGLLIKQEDLVDNRKTTSRKVEPLPTTHPSVASWMKRFLDIVGSVVGLLITGVLFIPIAIAIQINDPGPIFFSQIRCGWMGKRFEIWKFRSMCVDAEAKKSQVKNQVQGAFFKNENDPRIIKVGRFLRRTSLDELPQFWNVLKGEMSLVGTRPPTPDEVERYEVPEWQRLDVKPGMTGEWQVNGRSTVRSFEDVIRLDLQYQKNWSLVYDLKLIFKTITILFNRNSGAV
- a CDS encoding CGLD27 family protein — its product is MIRSSVSNCPVPIDQQPLNEYEELKTSWLFRDSTLDLRDYITKIAWIWGLSWLIAAPVAATSFPPHKYIAHFILCGAAAASVGVVLALVRLYLGWFYVCDRLGSPTVFYEESGWYDGQTWTKPQEILNRDRLIVAYEIKPILRRLQFTFAGLAGMYVTGTIVWHLF
- the rsfS gene encoding ribosome silencing factor, which gives rise to MTDYFQGNFPLQSVPLTKSVVKSHAHTEEESGKLAATIAEAASDRKAGEILLLKVAEVSYLADYFVMMTGYSRVQVRAIAQAIEGKVETELQRRPIRTEGKVEGSWVLQDYGDVIVHIMMPKEREFYNLEAFWIHAERISLPESDEGEGKPT
- a CDS encoding glycosyltransferase family 4 protein, producing MRILIYSYNYYPEPIGIAPLMTELAEGLVKRGHQVRVVTAMPNYPERQIYQEYRGKWYLNEYKNGVQIQRSYVWIRPQPNLLDRVLLDASFVVTSFVPALIGWRPDVILSTSPSLPSCVPVALLGWLRACPVILNLQDILPEAAVHVGLLKNKLLIKLFTVLEKFAYHTASKISVIADGFVDNLRSKGVEADKIVQIPNWVDVNFIRPLPKENNPFRAAHNLNDKFVVLYSGNIALTQGLESVVKAASMLRHIPNIVFVIVGEAKGLQRLQQECLDCGADNVLLLPFQPRKDLPQMLAAADVGLVVQKKNIVSFNMPSKIQVLLASGGALVASVPDNGTAARAIKQSGGGVIVPPEDPQALAMAILDLYQNPEKVKTLGYKSRQYAIENYAFEQALNQYESLCYSLTADRAAIQSTRVTVSRAESP
- a CDS encoding DUF3318 domain-containing protein, whose protein sequence is MTSYATSSAKAEMSELRRLKGLLPPELQSWVTVEGTTEVNPPLVRCEEIGKDQVEIQIDLVKWDALAMDQRNLLFWHEVARVQNDTIPKDGWEMAALAIGLGGAVGELWVQDGLLLVLALSLCGVSGWRLYQKNNGEKQLKELLNADEKAIALATRFGYSLPNAYKSLGSALKTLIDNTPSKRQRSRYEARLSALKRSANKAKAKSKTPDEGGL